A region from the Mycolicibacterium phlei genome encodes:
- the phnE gene encoding phosphonate ABC transporter, permease protein PhnE, translating to MSTPLAERAPEAAPRRAGLPGRLHTVTVVAVVTTVASAWFIDFVPTELLGGVDEVAALVARMLPPRLDGPARIGVLAVETLLMAVLGTVLATVASIPLAFLAARNTTPHPAVHTVARAVITFCRAMPDLLFAVLFVRALGIGVLPGILALALHSIGMLGKLFADAIEATDAGPREAVRSTGVGYLREMLNAVVPQVVPAWVAAFVYRIDINLRMSVVLGFVGAGGIGFALQDALRGLIYPRALGIVLVILAIIVAMELVAIGIRRILLTPTASHPRRDRAARAVASAALAGTTIAALVVLKINPVDLLTWVGPSIEVFARMVPPNFDALGGALFEAALQTVAIGVVSTAIGVVLSIPVGILAARNVTPNALCYWIARGWILVVRAIPELILAVVFVAALGLGPIAGTCALAIGSIGFLAKLVADAVEEIDPGPMEAVRSVGGGWWKTLTAAVIPQAMPAMIGSSLYLLDVNVRTSTILGIVGAGGIGYLLFESIRTLNFDIAGAIVLVIFVIVYTIERLSGWIRSQLV from the coding sequence TTGAGCACACCGCTGGCCGAGCGCGCACCCGAGGCCGCGCCCCGGCGTGCGGGCCTGCCCGGGCGCCTGCACACGGTCACCGTCGTCGCCGTCGTCACGACGGTGGCTTCGGCGTGGTTCATCGACTTCGTCCCCACCGAACTGCTCGGCGGCGTCGACGAGGTCGCGGCGCTCGTCGCGCGGATGCTGCCGCCCCGGCTCGACGGTCCCGCACGCATCGGTGTGCTCGCCGTCGAGACACTGCTGATGGCGGTGCTCGGCACCGTTTTGGCCACCGTTGCGTCAATCCCGTTGGCATTCCTGGCTGCCCGCAACACCACCCCGCACCCCGCGGTGCACACCGTCGCGCGGGCGGTGATCACGTTTTGCCGTGCCATGCCGGATCTGTTGTTCGCGGTGTTGTTCGTCCGCGCGCTGGGCATCGGGGTGCTTCCGGGAATCCTCGCGCTGGCGCTGCACTCGATTGGCATGCTCGGCAAGCTGTTCGCCGACGCCATCGAGGCCACCGACGCCGGCCCACGCGAAGCGGTGCGCAGCACCGGTGTCGGCTACCTGCGCGAAATGCTCAACGCCGTCGTGCCGCAGGTGGTGCCCGCCTGGGTCGCGGCGTTCGTCTACCGCATTGACATCAATCTGCGCATGTCGGTGGTGCTCGGCTTCGTCGGCGCCGGTGGGATCGGTTTCGCCCTGCAGGACGCGCTGCGCGGTCTGATCTACCCCCGTGCGCTCGGCATCGTCCTGGTGATCCTGGCGATCATCGTCGCGATGGAGCTCGTCGCGATCGGGATCCGGCGAATCCTGCTGACCCCGACCGCTTCCCACCCGCGCCGCGACCGTGCTGCCCGTGCCGTGGCGTCGGCGGCGCTGGCAGGCACCACGATCGCAGCGTTGGTCGTGCTGAAGATCAACCCGGTCGACCTGCTGACCTGGGTGGGGCCATCGATCGAGGTGTTCGCCAGGATGGTCCCGCCGAACTTCGACGCGCTGGGCGGTGCCTTGTTCGAGGCGGCGTTGCAGACCGTGGCGATCGGGGTGGTGTCGACCGCGATCGGCGTCGTGCTGTCGATTCCGGTCGGGATCCTCGCCGCGCGCAATGTCACCCCGAATGCGTTGTGCTACTGGATCGCCCGCGGCTGGATCCTCGTGGTGCGCGCAATCCCCGAACTCATCCTGGCGGTGGTTTTCGTCGCGGCGCTCGGCCTGGGGCCGATCGCGGGCACGTGTGCGCTGGCGATCGGCTCGATCGGATTCCTGGCCAAGCTGGTGGCCGACGCCGTGGAGGAGATCGACCCCGGCCCGATGGAGGCCGTCCGGTCGGTCGGTGGCGGCTGGTGGAAAACCCTGACCGCCGCGGTGATCCCGCAGGCGATGCCGGCGATGATCGGATCCAGCCTCTATCTGCTGGACGTCAACGTGCGGACGTCGACGATCCTCGGCATCGTCGGCGCGGGCGGCATCGGCTACCTGCTGTTCGAGTCGATCCGCACACTGAACTTCGACATCGCCGGTGCGATCGTGCTTGTCATCTTCGTCATCGTCTACACCATCGAGAGGTTGTCGGGATGGATTCGGTCGCAACTGGTCTGA
- a CDS encoding phosphate/phosphite/phosphonate ABC transporter substrate-binding protein: MRSHPVARLMAVAACAALTLVGCSSGDSGSDGPNAEGFPDTITLAAIPAENSTDMRASYEPLIKLLEKETGSKVEFVQASDYAGVVEGMIADNVDLAFFGPFAYVVAKLNGARITPLGAVIAEEGADPGYRSYGLARADNEAVNGLPDFAGKKVCFVDPVSTSGFLYPTAGLIEAGVITSGSEADISAAMTPIFAGGHDASALAIKNGDCDAGFAFDSMVDETMVAKGDLAPGELKTVWKSEMIAGSVFAANESLGPEVIDKLKTIFAEKANVKTFEAEGFCTGDACLIADERVWGVVPVDDTAYDGVRKVCDITGSEKCKG, encoded by the coding sequence ATGCGTTCCCACCCCGTCGCCCGACTGATGGCCGTCGCCGCCTGTGCGGCGCTCACCCTCGTCGGTTGCTCCAGCGGCGACTCCGGGTCCGACGGCCCCAACGCCGAGGGCTTCCCGGACACCATCACCCTCGCCGCCATCCCCGCCGAGAACTCCACCGACATGCGGGCCAGCTACGAACCGCTGATCAAACTGCTCGAGAAGGAAACCGGCTCGAAGGTCGAGTTCGTCCAGGCCTCCGACTACGCGGGCGTGGTCGAGGGCATGATCGCCGACAACGTCGATCTCGCGTTCTTCGGCCCGTTCGCCTACGTCGTCGCCAAGCTCAACGGAGCCAGGATCACCCCGCTCGGTGCGGTGATCGCCGAGGAGGGCGCCGACCCGGGCTACCGGTCCTACGGGCTGGCCCGCGCCGACAACGAGGCGGTCAACGGACTGCCCGACTTCGCCGGTAAGAAGGTGTGTTTCGTGGATCCGGTCTCGACGTCCGGCTTCCTGTACCCCACGGCGGGTCTCATCGAGGCGGGCGTGATCACGTCGGGGTCCGAGGCCGACATCTCCGCGGCGATGACCCCGATCTTCGCCGGCGGGCACGACGCTTCGGCGCTGGCCATCAAGAACGGCGACTGTGACGCGGGGTTCGCGTTCGACAGCATGGTCGACGAAACCATGGTCGCCAAGGGCGATCTGGCGCCAGGTGAGTTGAAGACGGTGTGGAAGTCGGAGATGATCGCCGGCTCGGTCTTCGCGGCCAACGAGTCGCTGGGGCCCGAGGTGATCGACAAGCTGAAGACGATCTTCGCCGAGAAGGCGAACGTGAAAACCTTCGAGGCCGAGGGCTTCTGCACCGGTGATGCCTGCCTGATCGCCGACGAACGGGTCTGGGGTGTGGTGCCGGTCGACGACACCGCCTACGACGGGGTGCGCAAAGTCTGCGATATCACTGGGTCCGAGAAGTGCAAGGGCTGA
- a CDS encoding phosphonatase-like hydrolase — protein sequence MQIELAVLDMAGTVVSDDGLVVRAFEEAATAVGVPADGPERDAARRYVLDTMGQSKIAVFTHLFGEGRAEEANIAFEKTYERFIETGASPIPGAAETISALRGAGVRVALTTGFSPSTQQRILDALGWDDIADVVLAPGPGVRGRPYPDLVLTALMRTGVDDVRKVAVVGDTVSDIAAGLRAGSSVVAGVLTGAHDTATLKAAGATHIIGSVAELPAIVLTD from the coding sequence ATGCAAATCGAACTAGCCGTCCTCGACATGGCCGGAACCGTCGTCAGCGACGACGGGCTGGTGGTGCGCGCCTTCGAGGAGGCCGCCACCGCCGTGGGAGTTCCCGCCGACGGTCCGGAGCGCGACGCCGCCCGCCGCTACGTCCTCGACACCATGGGGCAGTCGAAGATCGCGGTCTTCACGCATCTGTTCGGCGAGGGCCGCGCCGAGGAGGCCAACATCGCCTTCGAGAAGACCTACGAACGCTTCATCGAAACCGGAGCCAGCCCGATACCCGGTGCTGCTGAGACGATTTCGGCGCTACGGGGCGCGGGTGTGCGGGTCGCGCTGACCACCGGCTTCAGCCCGTCCACCCAGCAGCGGATCCTCGACGCGCTCGGCTGGGACGACATCGCCGACGTGGTGCTCGCGCCCGGCCCGGGTGTGCGGGGACGCCCGTACCCGGACCTCGTGCTGACCGCGCTGATGCGCACGGGTGTCGACGATGTCCGCAAGGTCGCCGTCGTCGGTGACACCGTCAGCGATATCGCCGCCGGGTTGCGCGCGGGGTCCTCCGTCGTCGCCGGCGTCCTCACCGGCGCGCACGACACCGCCACGCTCAAGGCGGCCGGCGCCACCCACATCATCGGCTCTGTCGCCGAGCTGCCCGCCATCGTCCTGACCGACTGA
- a CDS encoding TIGR03364 family FAD-dependent oxidoreductase, with protein MRIIIIGGGILGTAHAFEAIRRGHQVVHLEREAEARGATVRNFGLVWVSGRTAGELDIALRARELWEEIGETVPGVGFRANGSLTLLRTPAEVAVAEETVGRADATTRGFALLDAEQARALNPALRGKFLAALHCARDAAVESRQAMPALRAHLAASGRYEFVPGVEARAVTTAGIRDDRGRHYEGDQVIICPGAAHGGLVRELVGELPVRRVRLQMMQTAPLDEPLTTSIADGDSLRYYPGYAGTALDSLNRIQPQDVVAELHHMQLLCVQRLDGGLTIGDTHEYREPFPFDVTEGPYDYLVGLVEELLGRALPPVERRWAGVYSQCTDPDAVVCRRTPVDGIHIVTGPGGRGMTLGPAIAEQTAELIGL; from the coding sequence GTGCGAATCATCATCATCGGTGGCGGAATCCTCGGTACAGCACACGCTTTCGAGGCGATCCGGAGAGGCCATCAGGTAGTTCATCTGGAGCGCGAGGCTGAGGCGCGCGGCGCGACCGTACGCAACTTCGGTCTGGTCTGGGTGTCGGGGCGAACCGCCGGTGAACTCGACATCGCCCTGCGTGCGCGGGAACTCTGGGAGGAGATCGGCGAGACTGTACCGGGCGTGGGTTTCCGCGCCAACGGATCGCTGACCCTGTTGAGGACGCCCGCCGAGGTCGCGGTGGCCGAGGAGACCGTCGGGCGGGCGGACGCAACCACGCGCGGTTTCGCCCTGCTCGATGCGGAACAGGCCCGCGCCCTCAACCCGGCGCTGCGGGGCAAGTTCCTCGCCGCACTGCACTGTGCACGGGACGCCGCGGTCGAGTCGCGGCAGGCGATGCCCGCGCTGCGCGCCCACCTGGCGGCCAGTGGTCGCTACGAGTTCGTCCCCGGCGTCGAGGCCCGCGCCGTGACCACCGCAGGCATCCGCGACGACCGTGGTCGCCACTACGAGGGAGACCAGGTCATCATCTGTCCCGGCGCCGCCCACGGCGGCCTGGTTCGCGAACTCGTCGGTGAGCTACCGGTGCGGCGCGTGCGGTTGCAGATGATGCAGACCGCCCCGCTGGACGAACCGCTGACCACGTCGATCGCCGACGGCGACAGTCTGCGCTACTACCCGGGATACGCCGGGACGGCTCTCGACTCGCTGAACCGAATCCAGCCCCAGGACGTCGTCGCCGAACTCCACCACATGCAGTTGCTCTGCGTGCAGCGCCTCGACGGCGGGCTCACCATCGGCGACACACACGAGTACCGGGAACCCTTCCCGTTCGACGTCACCGAGGGCCCGTACGACTACCTCGTCGGACTCGTCGAGGAACTCCTCGGCCGCGCGCTGCCGCCGGTCGAGCGCCGGTGGGCCGGGGTCTACAGCCAGTGCACCGATCCCGACGCCGTCGTCTGCCGCCGCACACCCGTGGACGGCATTCACATCGTCACCGGCCCGGGCGGACGGGGGATGACCCTCGGCCCGGCGATCGCGGAACAGACCGCTGAGCTGATCGGGTTGTGA
- a CDS encoding GntR family transcriptional regulator, whose amino-acid sequence MTISKAHRVRTALDTLLAGLDVGDPVPAERDLAARFNVARETVRQALHELLVEGRIERRGRGTVVSHPKLVQPLSLRSYTEGAERMGHIAGRRLVSWEDIRADANAARALGIRAGTKVMRLERVLLADAQPIGLETTYLAASRFGWLRTRFDPETSLYAALRDAGVEFAAALERIETVLPSPREAELLGTTTAMPALLLNRRTVDSADEPIELVRALYRGDRVAFEAMLVDR is encoded by the coding sequence ATGACGATCTCCAAGGCTCACCGCGTCCGCACCGCATTGGACACACTGCTCGCGGGTCTCGACGTCGGCGACCCGGTGCCCGCGGAACGTGACCTGGCGGCCCGCTTCAACGTCGCACGCGAGACGGTGCGCCAGGCGTTGCACGAGCTGCTGGTCGAGGGGCGCATCGAACGCCGTGGTCGGGGCACAGTGGTGTCACACCCGAAGTTGGTACAGCCGCTGTCGTTACGCTCCTACACCGAGGGTGCGGAACGGATGGGGCACATCGCGGGCCGCCGCCTGGTCAGCTGGGAGGACATCAGGGCCGACGCGAACGCCGCGCGTGCGCTCGGGATCCGCGCGGGTACCAAGGTGATGCGACTGGAGCGGGTGCTGCTGGCCGACGCGCAGCCGATCGGGTTGGAGACCACGTACCTCGCGGCGTCCCGATTCGGGTGGTTGCGAACGCGATTCGATCCGGAGACGTCTCTGTATGCGGCGCTCCGGGACGCGGGTGTGGAGTTCGCTGCCGCACTTGAGCGGATCGAGACGGTGCTGCCGTCGCCGCGGGAGGCCGAACTGCTGGGCACCACCACGGCGATGCCTGCGCTGCTGTTGAACCGGCGCACTGTCGACTCCGCCGACGAACCGATCGAACTGGTGCGCGCACTGTATCGCGGGGACCGGGTCGCCTTCGAGGCGATGCTCGTAGACCGTTGA
- a CDS encoding tryptophan-rich sensory protein, which yields MTSTTVSRPTSALLWPAAAAVATAVTLVVNYLSNGLPINGQTTGDVTRPFEVFFSPAPYVFSIWGVIYLGLIGYSGYLISAAVTGRFDDGAARRIAPWYVLTAAANCCWLFAWHYNQFPLSMLLMVVLLGTLIVIYRLQAAHPAESALELWTVHIPFRIYLGWISVATIANATITLDDAGWSGFGLSEPTWGVIMALVAAALGVLMLLRHNNIAYPDIAYALVIVWALVGVAVRLSDTTSVFVASLVGAAAVAIAASVGLTHAFRRSA from the coding sequence ATGACCAGCACCACCGTCAGCCGTCCCACCTCCGCCCTGCTGTGGCCCGCGGCGGCCGCGGTGGCCACGGCGGTGACGCTGGTCGTCAACTACCTGTCCAACGGTCTGCCGATCAACGGCCAGACCACCGGCGACGTCACCCGCCCGTTCGAGGTGTTCTTCTCCCCCGCCCCCTACGTGTTCTCCATCTGGGGAGTCATCTACCTCGGCCTGATCGGCTACAGCGGTTACCTGATCTCGGCGGCGGTGACCGGCCGGTTCGACGACGGCGCCGCCCGCCGCATCGCCCCCTGGTACGTGCTGACCGCCGCCGCCAACTGCTGCTGGCTGTTCGCGTGGCACTACAACCAGTTCCCGCTGAGCATGCTGCTGATGGTGGTGCTGCTGGGCACGCTGATCGTCATCTACCGCCTGCAGGCGGCCCACCCGGCCGAGTCGGCGCTGGAACTGTGGACGGTGCACATCCCGTTCCGGATCTACCTGGGCTGGATCTCGGTCGCCACCATCGCCAACGCCACCATCACCCTCGACGACGCGGGCTGGTCCGGTTTCGGGCTCTCCGAGCCGACGTGGGGGGTGATCATGGCTCTCGTCGCAGCCGCGCTCGGTGTGCTGATGCTGCTGCGGCACAACAACATCGCCTACCCAGACATCGCCTACGCCCTGGTGATCGTCTGGGCGCTGGTCGGGGTCGCGGTGCGGTTGAGCGACACCACGTCGGTGTTCGTCGCGAGCCTGGTCGGCGCCGCGGCGGTCGCGATCGCGGCGAGTGTGGGATTGACACACGCGTTTCGCCGATCCGCGTGA